A window of the Drosophila simulans strain w501 chromosome 2L, Prin_Dsim_3.1, whole genome shotgun sequence genome harbors these coding sequences:
- the LOC6730680 gene encoding trypsin alpha-3: MLLKWLVLVASVTLISAGSSPERIVGGYPVPISEVPWQAGLLYLGKFICGAVIYSEKIIITAAHCVDNPFDTLYSVKVGSVWKTLGGQHARVAVIRKHEDYLSAAILFNDIAVMRLVDSLIFNADVRPIPLADSAPAAGAEASVSGWGEIGILWLQPLSLLKTSVKILDPNVCKRSYQYITETMICAAALGRDACRGDSGGPLVSGGQLVGIVSYGIGCANPFFPGVYANVAVLKPWILNAIKQL, translated from the coding sequence ATGCTCCTCAAGTGGCTTGTTCTGGTCGCCAGCGTCACCCTGATCTCGGCAGGATCTTCTCCAGAGCGAATAGTGGGTGGCTACCCTGTGCCTATTTCAGAAGTTCCCTGGCAGGCGGGACTCTTGTATTTGGGAAAATTCATTTGCGGTGCAGTTATCTACAGTGAGAAGATCATTATAACAGCAGCCCACTGTGTTGACAACCCCTTCGATACACTATATTCCGTCAAAGTTGGATCCGTATGGAAGACCTTGGGAGGACAGCACGCCAGGGTTGCTGTCATTCGGAAGCATGAAGACTACTTATCTGCTGCCATTTTGTTCAACGATATTGCCGTAATGCGACTGGTGGACAGTCTAATTTTTAATGCCGACGTAAGACCTATTCCACTGGCCGACAGTGCACCCGCAGCTGGAGCGGAAGCCTCGGTTTCTGGTTGGGGAGAAATCGGAATCCTCTGGCTACAACCTTTAAGTCTATTGAAAACCTCAGTGAAAATACTAGACCCGAATGTCTGTAAGCGGTCCTATCAATACATCACCGAAACTATGATTTGCGCCGCCGCTCTCGGAAGAGATGCCTGTCGTGGAGACTCCGGCGGACCTCTCGTCTCCGGTGGCCAACTAGTTGGCATTGTCTCCTACGGCATAGGGTGCGCCAATCCCTTCTTCCCCGGAGTCTACGCCAATGTGGCAGTGCTGAAACCTTGGATCTTAAATGCTATTAAACAGCtttaa
- the LOC6730681 gene encoding trypsin alpha-3, translating to MLVQWIFLAFSVTLVSSKWTPERIVGGDQISILSVPWQASILWFGYHHCGAAIYSEDIVITAAHCLTGYDSEFLSVRVGSSYTLFGGQVVGVSSFLLHEEYGRSWSNDIAVMRLQSKLRLGTGVSVIPLADTSPASGSPAIVSGWGAIGYKKKYPKSILSASVSIVDHDQCRRSYGRKITKDMICAAAPGKDACSGDSGGPLVSGDKLVGIVSFGKECAHSKFPGVYANVAELKPWILGAIERITNSK from the coding sequence ATGCTTGTGCAGTGGATTTTCCTGGCCTTCAGCGTCACCCTGGTTTCCTCTAAATGGACTCCGGAACGAATCGTGGGAGGTGACCAGATATCCATTCTATCAGTTCCCTGGCAGGCTTCCATTCTGTGGTTTGGATATCATCACTGCGGTGCAGCCATCTACAGTGAAGACATCGTCATAACGGCAGCCCACTGCCTCACCGGCTACGACTCCGAGTTCCTCTCAGTGAGAGTCGGCTCATCGTACACATTATTCGGTGGTCAGGTGGTGGGGGTATCCAGTTTCCTGTTACACGAGGAGTACGGCCGGTCCTGGTCCAACGATATAGCCGTGATGAGGCTTCAATCCAAGCTCCGGCTGGGAACTGGAGTCAGTGTCATTCCCTTGGCCGATACTTCTCCGGCCAGTGGATCTCCTGCCATCGTTTCGGGATGGGGAGCCATTGGTTACAAGAAGAAGTACCCCAAGTCCATACTGTCCGCTTCGGTGAGCATTGTGGACCACGATCAGTGTCGCAGGTCGTACGGAAGAAAAATCACCAAGGACATGATCTGTGCGGCCGCTCCAGGAAAGGATGCCTGCTCCGGCGATTCGGGAGGTCCTCTGGTCTCCGGTGACAAGCTCGTTGGGATCGTTTCCTTCGGCAAGGAGTGCGCTCATTCCAAATTCCCTGGAGTCTACGCAAACGTAGCTGAGCTGAAGCCATGGATATTGGGCGCTATCGAAAGAATAACTaactcaaaataa
- the LOC6730682 gene encoding trypsin alpha, protein MFIESFLLLLALNFLSAGRLNRPEERIIGGYPVEIEAFPWSVSLQINGHHYCGGSIYSNDTIITAAHCFFDKGRRLDDRLFVIRAGSTSRKSSGTLVKVDSVILHENFVFKFLQNDIAVVRLSERLEFTNQVQPIPLAETNPEPGTMSLAAGWGQIYETEDLVVRPINILGVKLRIQPPNHCIVSYGQSTICAGNSKQSTCRGDSGGALVIDSQLVGVVSGGEEYCDSATFFTSVPFFREWILNTTNSIS, encoded by the coding sequence ATGTTCATCGAAAGCTTCTTGCTCTTATTGGCGCTCAACTTCCTGTCCGCAGGACGATTAAACCGACCCGAAGAACGCATAATCGGTGGTTACCCCGTTGAAATCGAAGCTTTTCCCTGGAGCGTGTCCTTGCAAATAAACGGACACCATTATTGTGGAGGGTCCATTTACAGCAATGATACCATCATAACAGCGGCACATTGCTTTTTCGATAAAGGAAGAAGGCTGGATGACCGACTCTTTGTAATTCGCGCTGGATCCACCTCGAGGAAATCCAGTGGAACTCTTGTCAAAGTGGACTCCGTAATACTCCATgagaattttgttttcaaatttcttcAAAACGACATCGCCGTCGTTCGCTTAAGTGAACGACTTGAGTTTACCAACCAAGTACAGCCCATTCCTTTGGCCGAGACTAATCCTGAACCTGGAACGATGTCCCTTGCAGCTGGCTGGGGGCAAATCTACGAGACAGAGGATCTGGTCGTAAGACCCATAAATATTCTAGGAGTAAAGCTCCGCATCCAACCGCCTAACCACTGTATTGTATCCTATGGTCAATCAACAATTTGCGCTGGAAATTCTAAGCAAAGCACTTGCAGAGGAGACTCTGGAGGAGCATTGGTAATTGATTCGCAACTTGTGGGTGTTGTTTCCGGAGGAGAGGAATATTGCGATTCAGCGACATTTTTCACAAGTGTGCCTTTCTTCCGAGAATGGATTTTGAATACTACCAACTCTATTTCCTAA